A region from the Drosophila mauritiana strain mau12 chromosome 2L, ASM438214v1, whole genome shotgun sequence genome encodes:
- the LOC117150537 gene encoding UDP-glucuronosyltransferase 2B13, with protein sequence MEMQLQWKCWMLLFLIGLPEFGAGSRILFMGPFPAPSHWLWLEHFQNDLLRQGHHVTSVNNHPTKHPHENLTEIIISPSFDIPKHFPKENIFSMQFVSDFNNLELWWTIGLMTTEHAFKDPKVKKLIESKDDHYDLVILEQFFHEAFLMFGKRFNCPVVTIGTMGYADNIDHAMGILTPWSLIPHLLLSHTDRMTFGQRAYNAYLSLYDAVMRRWVYLPKMQKLAEKYFQGSIEGPLPNLLDLERNISLVLINAHRSVDLPRPSMPGLIDVGGAHIQKPKKLPTDLQNFLDNATYGVIYFSMGSYVKSTDLPQEKTAQILKAFGQLKQQVIWKFENDSIGDLPSNVMIKKWMPQNDILAHPNVKLFITHGGIFGTQEGIYWGVPMLCVPLYGDQHRNTIKSVREGYARSLVFSKLTTDDLVRNIETLINDPQYKRSALEVSQRFRDNPIHPLAEATFWIEYIIRHRGARHLKSHGAFIPLHQYLLLDVLGCLLLGAFLAIWLPWRMIRRVHKWWLKGESSDKLNEGKKRL encoded by the exons ATGGAGATGCAGCTGCAGTGGAAATGTTGGATGTTGCTCTTCCTGATCGGTCTGCCGGAATTTGGAGCTGGCTCCCGAATACTCTTCATGGGACCCTTTCCAGCCCCAAGTCATTGGCTCTGGCTGGAGCATTTCCAGAACGATCTTCTGCGTCAAGGACATCATGTGACCAGTGTGAATAACCATCCCACCAAGCATCCCCACGAAAATCTGACGGAGATTATCATCAGTCCCTCCTTTGACATACCCAAACACT ttCCAAAGGAGAACATCTTTTCGATGCAGTTTGTTAGCGATTTCAACAACCTGGAGCTCTGGTGGACCATTGGACTTATGACCACGGAGCACGCTTTCAAGGATCCCAAAGTGAAGAAGCTGATTGAGAGCAAGGATGATCACTATGACTTGGTGATTCTAGAGCAGTTTTTCCATGAGGCCTTCCTGATGTTCGGCAAGAGGTTCAATTGCCCGGTGGTCACAATTGGCACCATGGGCTATGCTGATAATATAGATCATGCCATGGGCATCCTGACGCCTTGGTCTTTGATTCCCCATCTACTGCTGTCCCATACGGATCGTATGACCTTTGGCCAGCGAGCTTACAATGCCTACTTATCTCTTTACGATGCGGTCATGAGACGATGGGTGTACCTGcccaaaatgcaaaaattggcAGAGAAGTATTTCCAGGGATCAATTGAAG GACCTCTACCTAATCTTCTTGACCTGGAGCGAAATATTTCCCTAGTCCTGATTAATGCTCACCGTAGTGTCGATCTTCCGAGGCCAAGTATGCCAGGACTCATTGACGTGGGTGGGGCGCACATTCAGAAGCCCAAAAAGCTGCCCACTGACCTCCAGAATTTCCTGGATAATGCCACCTACGGAGTGATCTACTTCAGCATGGGCTCCTATGTGAAGAGCACGGATTTACCACAGGAGAAAACGGCGCAGATTCTCAAGGCATTCGGCCAGCTCAAGCAACAAGTGATTTGGAAGTTCGAGAACGATTCCATTGGTGATCTGCCCTCGAATGTGATGATCAAGAAATGGATGCCCCAGAACGACATTTTGGCCCATCCGAATGTCAAGCTCTTCATCACGCACGGCGGTATTTTTGGAACCCAGGAGGGTATTTACTGGGGTGTTCCGATGCTGTGCGTACCCCTGTACGGGGATCAGCACCGGAACACTATCAAATCGGTGAGGGAGGGCTATGCCCGATCCCTGGTGTTCTCCAAACTCACCACTGATGACTTGGTGCGGAATATCGAGACTCTGATCAACGATCCCCAGTACAAACGCAGTGCTCTGGAGGTGTCGCAGCGATTCCGCGATAATCCCATACATCCGCTAGCCGAGGCCACCTTCTGGATCGAGTACATAATCCGGCATCGTGGGGCGCGGCATCTGAAGTCCCACGGCGCCTTCATCCCCCTGCATCAGTATCTGCTCCTCGACGTCTTGGGTTGCCTGTTGCTGGGCGCATTCCTGGCCATCTGGCTGCCATGGCGGATGATCAGGAGGGTGCACAAGTGGTGGCTCAAAGGGGAATCCTCTGACAAGCTGAACGAGGGCAAGAAGCGCTTGTAG
- the LOC117150867 gene encoding uncharacterized protein LOC117150867: MTKPEMLISLILWCLCASSLTLRIPEDLENAAINALSSERARSLTSCGSSAEAEGSVAGEYDVCPPSKYRQPTAECNNVSHRKWGARGDIFQRLLAADYADGVSQPRTSKGTHALPDAEVVIEQLQRHVEGELRHAHITAMLPAWGQLLANDLVEVGQLPISGKCCERDSAVKDPSELQHCFVRAGPDCKEYKRSAPGFDSEACQKHTRQQMNIASAYIDGSGLYGSTRHEFDQLRTYISGGVKVESCKYCQVAGATGALHRALLQQHNNIGERLSHINPDWSEEDVFLEARRIITATIQHITYNEFLPLVLGQETTAKEGLRLTAEKHSSNYSSSVRGGIYNEFATAAMPAFWSMYPPEMLAKKMSAHELLSIAALQKSLVPSQTNAEGWSELALAVHRGRDHGVASYVHALDLCERRFADQSAANVSFDTLAQVSNIPEEYITNLRDIYQNAKDVDLLVGALLEEPVVGALFGPTISCLLTLQFEQLKQTDRFWYENEIPPSSFTLDQLKSIRQTTLSGLLCGSHQVSTAQSKAFILEDNYLNSILDCDQLPKFDLKPWQVNPEDEVHVEHVEVEPATKEAIAELSPELIEAAVERAKQELEERKRFEYEVWRTKGGISARSPDGTAASFSKANLAALNLANSSLIFELTSNEIVKTLNHITRRKRQIFNPNQNAFNRNELTDTLQTVDISGLLGGAQKQLDTCPEPSQQCDANSPFRTLSGRCNNLRNPNWGKSLTTFSRLLPAQYEDGISAPRLTGVTGTALPNPRTISTTIHPDISNLHTRYSLMVMQFAQFVDHDLTLTPIHKGFHESIPSCRPCNSRQTVHPECNPFPVPAGDFYYPEVNVTSGERFCFPSMRSLPGQQSLGPRDQINQNTHFLDGSMVYGETTCLSNKLRGFSGRMNSTQVRGKELLPLGPHPECKSRNGLCFLGGDDRASEQPGLTAIHTAFLREHNRIVEGLRGVNPHWNGEQLFHHARKIVSAQVQHIVFNEFLPRILSWNAVNLYGLKLLPQGYYKDYNPSCSPIVFNEFAAAAFRIGHSLLRPHIPRLSVQHQPVEPPLLLRDGFFRMDALLQPGIIDEILRGLVATPMETLDQFITGEVTNHLFEDRKIPFSGIDLIALNIQRARDHGIPSYNNYRALCNLKRATNWNDLSREIPTEVINRFQKVYASVDDIDLFPGAMTERPLQGGLVGPTLACIIGIQFRQLRKCDRFWYENQNPEVKFTEAQLAEVRKVTLAKIVCENLEITGDMQRAAFDLPSNFLNPRVPCASMPQIDLNAWRENVQGCQIGNRNVRVGESAFPSPCTSCVCSAEGAQCASLRITDCGQLIRQWPKEAILRDEVCNSQCGIYLTGQQASGFNPQQRQGQAQPRVTRSRNQNLFKFPDLTPFIASL, translated from the exons ATGACGAAGCCAGAAATGCTGATTAGTTTAATTTTATG GTGCCTTTGCGCTTCCAGTCTGACACTCCGTATCCCCGAGGACCTTGAGAATGCCGCCATTAATGCCCTGAGCTCCGAACGTGCCCGTTCCCTGACCTCCTGTGGATCCTCCGCGGAGGCAGAGGGCAGTGTGGCCGGTGAATATGACGTTTGCCCGCCGAGCAAGTACCGCCAGCCAACAGCTGAGTGCAACAACGTCTCCCACCGGAAGTGGGGTGCCCGGGGAGATATCTTCCAGCGTCTGCTGGCTGCTGATTATGCCGATGGCGTAAGCCAGCCGAGGACCTCCAAGGGAACCCATGCTCTACCCGATGCTGAGGTGGTGATCGAGCAACTGCAGCGCCATGTGGAAGGCGAGTTGCGCCACGCGCACATCACTGCCATGCTGCCCGCCTGGGGTCAACTGTTGGCCAATGACCTGGTCGAGGTAGGACAGCTACCCATTTCCGGAAAGTGCTGCGAGCGCGACTCCGCCGTCAAGGATCCAAGCGAGCTGCAGCACTGCTTCGTTCGGGCGGGACCCGACTGCAAGGAGTACAAGCGTTCGGCACCAGGATTCGATTCGGAGGCGTGCCAGAAGC ACACTCGCCAGCAGATGAACATTGCCTCGGCCTACATCGATGGCTCTGGACTGTATGGCTCCACGCGCCATGAATTCGACCAGTTGCGCACCTACATCAGTGGCGGAGTAAAGGTGGAGTCCTGCAAGTACTGCCAGGTGGCTGGAGCCACTGGAGCACTGCATCGTGCtctgctgcagcagcacaaCAACATCGGCGAGCGGCTGTCGCACATCAATCCCGATTGGTCCGAAGAGGATGTATTCCTCGAGGCCAGACGCATCATCACGGCCACCATTCAGCACATCACCTACAACGAGTTCTTGCCTTTGGTCTTGGGACAGGAAACCACTGCCAAGGAGGGTCTGAGACTGACTGCCGAGAAGCACTCGAGCAACTACTCCAGCTCGGTGAGGGGGGGAATCTACAATGAGTTCGCAACCGCCGCCATGCCCGCTTTCTGGAGCATGTATCCCCCAGAGATGCTGGCCAAGAAGATGTCTGCCCACGAGCTGCTGTCTATTGCGGCCCTGCAAAAGTCACTGGTTCCGAGTCAAACGAATGCCGAGGGTTGGTCCGAGTTGGCTCTGGCCGTACATCGCGGTCGTGACCACGGAGTGGCATCCTATGTGCATGCCCTTGATCTCTGCGAGCGTCGATTCGCCGACCAGAGCGCTGCCAATGTGAGCTTCGATACTTTAGCCCAGGTTTCCAACATTCCCGAGGAGTACATCACCAATCTGCGTGACATTTACCA AAACGCTAAGGATGTTGACTTGTTGGTGGGTGCTCTTCTGGAAGAGCCTGTGGTTGGAGCGCTATTTGGACCCACAATTAGCTGCTTGCTGACCTTGCAATTTGAGCAGCTCAAGCAGACCGATCGTTTTTGGTACGAAAACGAGATCCCGCCCTCGTCCTTCACTTTGGATCAGCTGAAAAGCATTCGCCAGACGACTCTGTCTGGATTGCTGTGTGGTTCTCATCAAGTGAGCACCGCCCAGTCCAAGGCTTTCATTCTGGAGGACAATTACCT GAATTCCATCTTGGACTGCGACCAGCTGCCCAAGTTTGATCTAAAACCCTGGCAAGTAAACCCTGAAGATGAAGTGCATGTGGAGCACGTTGAGGTGGAACCCGCGACTAAGGAAGCCATTGCCGAACTGAGTCCCGAACTCATTGAGGCTGCTGTGGAGCGTGCCAAGCAAGAATTGGAGGAACGCAAGCGCTTCGAGTACGAAGTGTGGCGTACAA AGGGTGGCATCAGCGCCCGATCTCCCGACGGCACGGCTGCCTCCTTCAGCAAGGCCAATTTGGCTGCCCTGAACTTGGCCAACTCGTCCCTGATCTTCGAGCTGACCTCCAACGAGATTGTGAAGACCCTCAACCACATAACCAGACGCAAGCGTCAGATCTTCAATCCTAACCAGAACGCTTTTAATCGCAACGAACTGACCGATACCCTGCAAACAGTGGACATAAGTGGACTACTTGGTGGTGCCCAGAAGCAACTGGACACATGCCCGGAACCCAGTCAGCAGTGCGATGCGAACTCGCCATTCCGTACTCTTTCCGGCAGGTGCAACAATCTGCGTAATCCCAACTGGGGCAAGTCACTGACCACTTTCTCCCGCCTGCTGCCCGCTCAGTATGAGGACGGCATCTCGGCACCCAGATTGACTGGAGTGACTGGCACAGCATTACCCAATCCCAGAACAATTTCCACCACCATTCATCCTGATATTTCCAACCTGCACACTCGCTACTCACTGATGGTGATGCAGTTCGCCCAGTTTGTCGACCACGACTTGACTTTGACCCCGATTCACAAGGGTTTCCACGAGTCCATTCCGAGTTGCCGACCTTGCAACTCCCGCCAAACGGTGCATCCAGAATGTAATCCCTTCCCAGTGCCCGCTGGCGATTTCTATTATCCCGAAGTGAATGTGACCAGTGGCGAGCGTTTCTGCTTCCCCTCGATGAGATCGCTGCCTGGACAGCAATCGTTGGGACCCCGTGATCAGATCAATCAGAACACTCACTTCCTGGACGGCTCCATGGTGTATGGCGAGACCACTTGTCTATCAAACAAACTTCGCGGTTTCTCCGGACGCATGAACAGCACCCAAGTCAGAGGCAAGGAACTTCTGCCACTGGGACCCCATCCCGAGTGCAAGTCCCGCAACGGTCTGTGCTTCCTTGGAGGCGATGATCGTGCTTCCGAGCAGCCAGGTCTGACTGCCATTCACACCGCTTTCCTGCGTGAACACAACCGCATTGTTGAGGGTCTGCGTGGAGTGAATCCTCACTGGAATGGAGAACAGCTGTTCCATCATGCCCGTAAAATTGTCAGTGCCCAAGTGCAGCATATCGTGTTCAACGAGTTCCTGCCCCGCATTCTCAGCTGGAATGCCGTCAATCTGTATGGTCTTAAGCTTCTGCCCCAGGGATACTACAAGGACTACAACCCATCGTGCTCTCCGATTGTTTTCAACGAGTTTGCGGCAGCTGCTTTCCGTATCGGTCACTCTCTGCTGCGTCCCCATATTCCTCGTCTGAGTGTCCAGCACCAGCCTGTGGAGCCGCCACTATTGCTCCGTGATGGTTTCTTCCGTATGGATGCTCTGTTGCAGCCTGGAATCATTGACGAAATCCTGCGTGGTCTGGTGGCCACTCCAATGGAGACCCTGGATCAGTTCATTACCGGCGAAGTGACCAACCATTTGTTCGAGGACCGCAAGATTCCTTTCTCTGGCATTGATTTGATTGCCCTGAATATTCAGAGAG CTCGTGATCATGGAATCCCCTCGTACAACAACTACCGAGCCCTTTGCAATCTGAAACGCGCCACCAACTGGAACGACTTGAGCCGCGAGATTCCCACCGAGGTCATCAACCGGTTCCAGAAGGTCTACGCCAGCGTGGATGACATCGATCTGTTCCCTGGTGCCATGACTGAACGTCCGCTGCAAGGCGGTCTGGTTGGACCCACCTTGGCCTGCATCATTGGCATCCAGTTCAGGCAGCTGCGCAAGTGCGATCGCTTCTGGTACGAGAATCAGAACCCAGAGGTCAAGTTCACGGAGGCTCAGCTGGCTGAGGTCCGTAAGGTGACGCTGGCCAAGATCGTGTGCGAGAACCTGGAGATCACCGGAGATATGCAGCGTGCTGCCTTCGATTTGCCTAGCAATTTCCT TAACCCACGTGTGCCTTGCGCCTCGATGCCCCAGATTgacctgaacgcctggcgcgAAAATGTCCAGGGTTGTCAGATTGGCAACCGTAATGTCCGTGTTGGAGAATCTGCCTTCCCATCACCCTGCACCAGTTGTGTCTGCTCCGCCGAGGGA GCTCAGTGTGCCTCTCTGCGCATTACGGATTGTGGCCAGCTGATCCGGCAGTGGCCCAAGGAGGCCATTCTGCGTGACGAGGTGTGCAACTCGCAGTGCGGCATTTACTTGACCGGCCAGCAGGCCAGTGGCTTCAATCCCCAACAGCGACAGGGTCAGGCTCAGCCACGTGTGACCCGATCCCGCAATCAGAATCTCTTCAAGTTCCCCGACCTCACGCCCTTTATTGCTTCCCTGTAA